GGGACGACCCGACCAACACCCAGGTCGGCAACCTCCTGCTCAGCCGGATGATGGGTGCCGACTCACGTCTCGACGACAGCGGCTTCGACATCGGCATCCGGGACTCGTGGAAGGACGCGATCCGCGAGGTCGAGGAGTCCGGCGGGACGCCGTACGCCATCCCGGCCGGCGCCAGCGAGCACCGCCTCGGCGGGCTGGGGTTCGCCCACTGGGCCTTCGAGGTCGCCGAGCAGGAGAAGGCGCTCGGCGTCACCTTCGACACGATCGTCGTGTGCACCGTCACCGGCTCCACGCACGCCGGCATGGTCGCGGGCTTCGCCGCCCTCGAGGACCTCACCGGCGTCCGGAGGCGGGTGCTCGGCATCGACGCCAGCGCGACGCTCGACAAGACCCGCGCCCAGGTCGAGCGGATCGCCCGGCACACCGCCGCGCTGATCGAGCTCGGCCGCGACCTGCGCGACGACGAGATCACGGTGCTCGAGGGCTGGGCCGGCGACCTCTACGGCATCCCGGTCGACTCGACGATGGAGGCGATGGCGCTCGGGGCGCAGCTCGAGGCGATGATCACCGACCCGGTCTACGAGGGGAAGTCGCTCGCCGGCCTGGTCGACCTCGTCACCAGTCGCGACATCCCGGCCGACTCCCACGTCCTCTACGCCCACCTCGGCGGCCAGCCGGCGATCAACGCCTACCACTCGCTCTGGCCCGGGCAGGGCTGAGCGGTTCCCTGGACACGTGTCCGAGAGATTCACCCCGTTCGACCGCGTCAGGGGCCACGTCTCGGACACGTGTGGCGCCGAGCGAGTTGACGCCTGGCTGCACCACGTCGTGGCATCGACCTAGGACAGCGTGGTCTCCCCTGCGCCCCGCACGTGCTGCGCTTCTGGCCCTCGAACGCGCCTGGCGAGGGCCATCTCCACCGCACGTGCGACGGTCGCGCCTGGGCAGCCCGCTCAGCCGAGCGCGAAGTCCACCGCGGCCAGCGCGTGCAGCGCGGTGGTCGCGAAGACCGGGACGTCGACGTCGTCGTGGCGCAGCAGCAGCTCGATCTCGGTGCACCCGAGGACGACGCCCTGCGCCCCGCGCTCGACGAGGGCCGCCACCACGTCGACGTACGCCGCCCGCGACTCCTCGCGCACCACCCCGTGGACGAGCTCGCCGTAGATGACGTCGTGCACCACCGTGCGCCCCGCGGCGTCGGGCACCAGCACGTCGAGCCCGTGGCCGCGCAGCCGGTCGACGAGGAAGTCCTGCTCCATCGTGAAGCGGGTGCCGAGCAGGGCGACCCGCTCGACCCCGGCGTCCTGCACCGCGCGGGCGGTCACGTCGGCGATGTGCAGCAGCGGGACGTCGACGGCCGCCTCGATCGCGTCCGCGACCTTGTGCATGGTGTTGGTGCAGAGCACGACGCACTCCGCGCCCGCCGCCTCCAGCGCCGCGGCCTCGGCGGCGAGCAGCGCGCCGGCGGCGTCCCACTCCCCCGCCGCCTGCATCGCCTCGACCTCGGCGAAGTCGACCGAGGCCATCACGACCCGCGCCGAGTGGAACCCGCCGAGGCGCTCGCGGACCGCCTCGTTGAGCAGCCGGTAGTAGAGCGCGGAGCTCTCCCAGCTCATCCCGCCGAGCAGCCCGACCCTGCGCATCGCCTGACCCATGGCGCCATTGAACACGGCCCGTCGGTCCCACCGTCTAGCGTGGCAACATGCCCAGCACCCCTCTGGTCGAGCGCGACGGGATCGTCGTCCACCCGGCGACCCATGCACGCTTCGAGGACGTCCGCACCATGGTCGGGCCGAAGAACCCGGCGTCCAGCGTGTGCTGGTGCCTGAGCCACCGGATCCCGGCGAAGGACAACCGCAAGCTGGCCGGCGCCGAGCGCGCCGCGTACGTCGAGCGGCTGACCCGCAGGCGCACCAAGCCCGGCGTGCTCGCCTACGACGGCGACGAGGTCGTCGGCTGGGCCGCGGTCGCCCCGCGGTCCGAGCTCCCCTTCGCACGGTCGACGAAGATCCCGCACGTCGACGACCTGCCGGTCTGGTCGGCCTGGTGCATCCGGGTGCGTCCCGGCCACCGCGGCCGGGGCATCTCGCACGCCCTGCTCGCCGGCGCCGTGGCCTACGCGCTCGACCGCGACGCGCCGGCCGTGGAGGGCTACCCGGTCGACAACCACGGCGAGAAGGTCGACCTCACCATGGCCTACGTCGGCACCCGCGCCCTCTTCGAGCGGGCCGGCTTCGAGCTCGCCGCCCGCACCGACGCCACGTCGGCGGGCTTCCCGCGCGTGCTCATGCGCCTCACCCCCTGACACGCCGTCCGGCCGGCTCGCGCGACGGGACCTCCCTTGGTACCTTTGTCGAGTAAGTCAGTGGATTATGGAAGGTGGGGTCATGGGGAGCAACGAGGGCGACTGTCGGGTCGTGGTGGTCGGCGCCGGAGCGGGCGGCACGCTGGTCGCGACCCACCTCGTGACTGCCCTGTCCTCCCGGTTCAAGGTCGAGCTCGTCGACCCCGCCCCCACCACCGGTCGCGGCCAGGCCTACTCCACCACCGACGAGCGCCACCTCCTCAACGTCCCCGCCTCCGGCATGAGCGCCTTCCCGCGC
This region of Nocardioides palaemonis genomic DNA includes:
- a CDS encoding aspartate/glutamate racemase family protein — protein: MGQAMRRVGLLGGMSWESSALYYRLLNEAVRERLGGFHSARVVMASVDFAEVEAMQAAGEWDAAGALLAAEAAALEAAGAECVVLCTNTMHKVADAIEAAVDVPLLHIADVTARAVQDAGVERVALLGTRFTMEQDFLVDRLRGHGLDVLVPDAAGRTVVHDVIYGELVHGVVREESRAAYVDVVAALVERGAQGVVLGCTEIELLLRHDDVDVPVFATTALHALAAVDFALG
- a CDS encoding 1-aminocyclopropane-1-carboxylate deaminase, which translates into the protein MILEQFPRHPLTFGPSPVHRLDRLTQHLAAKGGGATVWAKREDVSSGLAFGGNKVRKLEYIVPDVLASGADTLVSIGGYQSNHTRQVAAVAAHLGLKCRLVQEKWVPWDDPTNTQVGNLLLSRMMGADSRLDDSGFDIGIRDSWKDAIREVEESGGTPYAIPAGASEHRLGGLGFAHWAFEVAEQEKALGVTFDTIVVCTVTGSTHAGMVAGFAALEDLTGVRRRVLGIDASATLDKTRAQVERIARHTAALIELGRDLRDDEITVLEGWAGDLYGIPVDSTMEAMALGAQLEAMITDPVYEGKSLAGLVDLVTSRDIPADSHVLYAHLGGQPAINAYHSLWPGQG
- a CDS encoding GNAT family N-acetyltransferase — its product is MPSTPLVERDGIVVHPATHARFEDVRTMVGPKNPASSVCWCLSHRIPAKDNRKLAGAERAAYVERLTRRRTKPGVLAYDGDEVVGWAAVAPRSELPFARSTKIPHVDDLPVWSAWCIRVRPGHRGRGISHALLAGAVAYALDRDAPAVEGYPVDNHGEKVDLTMAYVGTRALFERAGFELAARTDATSAGFPRVLMRLTP